In Arachis stenosperma cultivar V10309 chromosome 1, arast.V10309.gnm1.PFL2, whole genome shotgun sequence, one DNA window encodes the following:
- the LOC130941689 gene encoding protein PIN-LIKES 3-like, producing MGFLELFSVASFPVIKVLLVTAIGLFLAVDQISILGEDSRKKVNHLVFYVFNPSLVGSSLAKTITLESFLLVWFMPINILATFILGSGLGWIVIKITRPPKHIEGLIVGCCSAGNLGNLLVIIIPATCKEKGSPFGDPDLCYQYGMAYATLSMAIGAVFLWSYVYNIIRISSSRLQKEGTNKVKASGEISHSETLNPAKDTLNDAYTILLPTPESQEKLKISMSKRIKNQVEKIVSNVNWKSMFAPSTIGAICGFMIGVIPQLRNVLIGSDAPLRVVEDSVSMLGDAAIPTVTLIMGANLLRGLRGASTPLWTIVGIIVVRYIFLPLLGVVVVKGAIHLGLVQSDPLFQFVLLLQYSLPPAMNIGTMAQLFGSGESECSVIMLWTYALASIAVTLWSTFFMWLVA from the exons ATGGGGTTTCTGGAGCTCTTTAGTGTTGCTTCCTTTCCAGTGATCAAAGTCTTGCTTGTTACTGCAATTGGTTTGTTTCTTGCAGTGGATCAGATTAGTATTCTTGGAGAAGATTCAAGGAAGAAAGTCAATCAT CTTGTATTTTATGTGTTCAATCCTTCATTGGTTGGTAGCAGTTTGGCCAAAACAATTACTTTGGAGAGTTTTCTGTTAGT GTGGTTCATGCCAATCAACATTCTTGCTACATTCATATTAGGATCAGGATTAGGATGGATTGTGATTAAGATCACAAGGCCTCCAAAACACATTGAAGGTCTAATAGTAGGTTGCTGTTCTGCAG GAAACTTGGGAAACTTGCTGGTAATTATTATTCCAGCCACatgtaaagaaaaaggaagtCCTTTTGGAGATCCTGATCTCTGCTATCAATATGGAATGGCTTATGCTACACTTTCCATGGCG ATTGGAGCAGTTTTCTTATGGTCTTATGTTTACAACATAATAAGAATTTCATCAAGTAGACTCCAAAAAGAAGGCACCAACAAAGTGAAGGCTTCAGGGGAGATATCTCACTCAGAAACTCTTAATCCTGCAAAAGACACATTGAATGATGCATACACCATTCTGCTTCCAACCCCAGAATCTCAGGAAAAACTCAAG ATTTCAATGTCAAAAAGAATTAAGAACCAAGTGGAGAAGATTGTAAGCAATGTCAATTGGAAATCCATGTTTGCACCATCAACCATTGGAGCA ATTTGTGGCTTTATGATTGGTGTAATTCCCCAATTAAGAAATGTATTGATTGGAAGTGATGCTCCACTTCGTGTGGTTGAAGACTCTGTATCCATGTTGGG TGACGCAGCCATTCCAACCGTCACACTTATAATGGGTGCAAACTTACTCAGAG GCTTAAGGGGAGCAAGTACTCCATTATGGACCATTGTGGGAATTATTGTAGTTCGGTACATTTTTCTGCCACTTTTGGGTGTTGTGGTTGTTAAAGGAGCAATACACTTGGGTTTGGTTCAGTCTGATCCCTTATTTCAATTTGTTCTCCTTCTTCAATATTCACTTCCACCAGCTATGAATATAG GAACTATGGCTCAATTGTTTGGATCAGGTGAAAGTGAATGCTCTGTAATCATGCTATGGACTTATGCTTTGGCTTCAATAGCTGTTACTCTTTGGTCAACCTTCTTCATGTGGCTAGTTGCCTGA